The Sphingobium aromaticiconvertens genome has a segment encoding these proteins:
- a CDS encoding IS3 family transposase (programmed frameshift), translated as MKPKPSLKNSPTKAPAERVVKDIRRQTRRHFSAEDKIRIVLDGLRGEDSIAELCRKEGIAQSLYYTWSKEFMEAGKRRLAGDTARAATTGEVQDLRREARALKECVADLTLENRLLKKHDRGWGRRRMRYPASEKLEIIRIVEQSHLPAKHTLDKLGIPRRTFYRWYDRFVEGGPEALEDRPSAPSRVWNRIGDDIQGQIVEMALDYSELSPRELAVRFTDEKRYFVSEATVYRLLKAHDLITSPAYVVIKAADRFHTQTTRPNEMWQTDFTYFKIIGWGWMYLSTVLDDFSRYIIAWKLCTNMRAEDVTDTLDLALKASGCDSATVLHKPRLLSDNGPSYIAGELAEYIDAQKMSHVRGAPMHPQTQGKIERWHQTLKNRILLENYFLPGDLEAQIEAFVEHYNNQRYHESLNNVTPADAYLGRAPAIIKQRERIKRKTIEYRRLQHRRLAA; from the exons ATGAAGCCCAAACCCTCCTTGAAAAATTCGCCGACAAAGGCCCCTGCTGAGCGTGTTGTGAAGGATATCCGGCGGCAGACCCGGCGCCATTTCTCAGCCGAAGACAAGATCCGTATTGTGCTGGACGGTCTGCGCGGCGAGGACAGCATCGCCGAGTTGTGCCGCAAGGAAGGCATTGCCCAAAGCCTGTATTACACCTGGTCGAAGGAGTTCATGGAAGCGGGCAAGCGGCGCCTGGCCGGTGACACCGCCCGTGCTGCGACCACTGGCGAGGTGCAGGATCTGCGCCGCGAGGCCCGTGCCCTGAAGGAATGCGTGGCCGACCTGACGCTGGAAAACCGCCTGCTT AAAAAGCATGATCGCGGATGGGGGCGACGACGAATGAGGTATCCCGCATCCGAAAAGCTCGAGATCATCCGGATCGTCGAGCAGTCGCACCTGCCCGCCAAGCACACGCTGGACAAACTCGGCATCCCCCGCCGGACGTTCTACCGCTGGTACGATCGCTTCGTCGAAGGCGGGCCGGAGGCGCTGGAAGATCGGCCATCGGCGCCGAGTCGGGTGTGGAACCGCATCGGCGACGATATCCAGGGCCAGATCGTCGAGATGGCGCTGGATTACAGCGAGCTGTCACCGCGCGAACTGGCGGTGCGCTTCACCGACGAGAAGCGCTACTTCGTGTCGGAGGCCACCGTTTACCGCCTGTTGAAGGCCCACGATCTGATTACCAGTCCGGCCTATGTGGTGATCAAGGCCGCCGATCGCTTCCATACCCAGACCACGCGTCCGAACGAGATGTGGCAGACCGATTTTACCTACTTCAAGATCATCGGGTGGGGCTGGATGTACCTGTCGACCGTGCTCGACGACTTCTCGCGCTACATTATCGCCTGGAAACTGTGCACCAACATGCGCGCCGAGGATGTCACCGACACGCTGGACCTGGCCCTTAAGGCTTCCGGCTGCGACAGCGCCACCGTGCTGCACAAGCCCAGGCTGCTCAGCGATAACGGCCCCAGCTACATCGCGGGCGAACTGGCGGAATACATCGATGCCCAGAAGATGAGCCATGTACGCGGCGCTCCGATGCACCCCCAGACCCAAGGCAAGATCGAGCGCTGGCACCAAACCCTGAAAAACCGCATCCTGCTGGAAAACTACTTCCTGCCCGGCGACCTTGAGGCCCAGATCGAGGCCTTCGTCGAGCATTACAACAACCAGCGTTACCACGAGAGCCTGAACAACGTGACGCCCGCCGACGCCTACCTCGGCAGGGCTCCCGCCATCATCAAACAGCGCGAAAGGATCAAGCGAAAGACCATCGAATATCGGCGCTTGCAACACCGCAGGCTCGCCGCTTAA
- a CDS encoding TerD family protein, with protein sequence MSLMQPGEKRQIADISSSRQIRITASHAPADIDIAAFGLNSDRRIEDDRYVVLFSNERSPEGALAFAKSGETTTISVDLDRLPADIHRVTITATHDTIPLRQAGVLKAEIGSVTIDAKASLGDEKAIMLLELYRHGGDWRLGSIVQGFNGGLAALVKHFGGDVADEPTPAAPAAAAPSPSPVSLSKVDLRKQKVGISLKKLGIEHEKAEITFVIDASGSMASLYSKGVVQETVERIAPVALRLDDDGSMATWFYASRCKQVEDLTATCPPSAPMAQI encoded by the coding sequence ATGAGCCTGATGCAGCCTGGCGAAAAGCGCCAAATCGCCGACATTTCGTCCAGCCGTCAGATTCGTATCACGGCCTCTCATGCCCCAGCAGATATCGACATTGCCGCTTTCGGGCTGAACTCGGATCGTAGGATCGAGGACGATCGCTATGTGGTTCTCTTCAGTAATGAGCGCAGCCCCGAGGGCGCTTTAGCCTTTGCCAAGAGCGGTGAGACGACAACAATCAGTGTCGACCTCGATCGCCTCCCGGCCGATATCCACCGGGTAACCATTACAGCAACCCATGATACCATCCCGCTGCGCCAGGCAGGGGTATTGAAAGCCGAGATCGGTAGCGTGACGATCGATGCCAAGGCATCGCTTGGCGACGAGAAGGCCATCATGCTGCTCGAGCTCTATCGCCATGGTGGAGACTGGCGCCTGGGTTCGATCGTGCAGGGCTTCAACGGCGGCTTAGCTGCCTTGGTGAAGCACTTTGGTGGCGATGTTGCTGATGAACCCACTCCCGCGGCTCCAGCTGCGGCCGCCCCTTCCCCTTCCCCCGTTTCGCTTTCCAAAGTTGATCTGCGCAAACAAAAGGTCGGCATTTCGCTCAAGAAGCTGGGCATCGAGCATGAGAAGGCCGAGATCACCTTCGTCATCGACGCCAGCGGCTCGATGGCGAGCCTCTACTCAAAGGGCGTCGTCCAAGAAACGGTGGAACGGATTGCTCCTGTCGCTCTGCGCCTCGACGATGACGGCAGCATGGCGACCTGGTTCTATGCATCCCGATGCAAGCAGGTCGAGGATCTCACAGCAACCTGTCCGCCGTCAGCACCAATGGCACAGATTTGA
- a CDS encoding TerD family protein, which translates to MAVSLVKGGNVSLSKEAPGLTSVTVGLGWDVRKTDGDSFDLDASAFVLGEDDKVKSDAHFVFYNNKVSPDGSVTYGGDNRTGDGVGDDETIQIDFAKLAADVKKVVIAVTIHDGAEKRQNFGSVSNAYARVVNDADGKELARYDLSEDSSTNAAMIFVELYRSAQGEIKVKAIGEGWESGLAGLAGGMGVNLG; encoded by the coding sequence ATGGCTGTTTCACTCGTCAAAGGCGGCAACGTCTCGCTCTCCAAGGAAGCCCCTGGCCTCACGTCCGTGACCGTTGGTCTGGGCTGGGATGTGCGCAAGACCGACGGCGACTCCTTCGACCTCGACGCCTCCGCCTTCGTTCTCGGCGAGGATGATAAGGTCAAGAGCGACGCGCACTTCGTCTTCTACAACAACAAGGTCTCGCCCGACGGTTCAGTGACCTATGGCGGCGACAATCGCACGGGTGACGGTGTCGGCGACGATGAAACGATCCAGATCGATTTCGCCAAGCTGGCGGCCGACGTGAAGAAGGTCGTGATCGCCGTCACCATCCATGATGGCGCCGAGAAGCGTCAGAACTTCGGCTCGGTCTCAAACGCCTATGCACGCGTCGTCAATGACGCCGATGGCAAGGAACTGGCCCGCTATGACCTGTCCGAAGACAGCAGCACCAACGCCGCCATGATCTTCGTCGAGCTCTATCGCAGCGCTCAGGGCGAGATCAAGGTCAAGGCGATCGGCGAAGGCTGGGAAAGCGGCCTGGCAGGCCTCGCCGGCGGCATGGGCGTCAATCTGGGCTAA
- a CDS encoding TerD family protein, with protein MAISLSKGGNVSLSKEDPTMDEIMIGLGWDARATDGSDFDLDASAFLLAASGKVRTDSDFVFYNNKIVAGVEHQGDNRTGEGEGDDEQIKVTLSKIPADIDKIAIVVTIHDGETKNQSFGQVSNAFIRLVNQKSGAEVVRYDLSEDASVETAMILGEVYRHGTDWKFRAVGQGFKGGLGPLATNYGVSVG; from the coding sequence ATGGCAATTTCTCTCTCGAAGGGCGGTAACGTCAGCCTGAGCAAAGAAGATCCGACCATGGACGAGATCATGATCGGCCTGGGCTGGGACGCACGTGCCACCGACGGCTCTGACTTCGATCTCGACGCATCGGCATTCCTGCTCGCCGCGAGCGGCAAGGTTCGCACCGACAGCGACTTCGTGTTCTACAACAACAAGATCGTGGCCGGCGTTGAGCATCAGGGCGACAACCGCACCGGTGAAGGCGAAGGCGACGACGAGCAGATCAAGGTCACGCTGTCCAAGATCCCGGCCGACATCGACAAGATCGCGATCGTCGTGACCATCCATGACGGCGAGACGAAGAACCAGAGCTTCGGCCAGGTCTCGAATGCCTTCATTCGCCTGGTGAACCAGAAGTCCGGCGCCGAAGTCGTTCGCTATGACCTGTCGGAAGACGCTTCGGTCGAAACCGCGATGATCCTGGGCGAAGTCTATCGCCATGGCACCGATTGGAAGTTCCGTGCCGTCGGCCAAGGCTTCAAGGGCGGCTTGGGGCCCCTCGCCACCAATTATGGCGTCAGCGTAGGCTGA
- a CDS encoding TerD family protein — translation MQLQKGANAPLESNFVEIAWAAAPGKAEVDVSAYLLNASRKVEGDDGMVFYGQTAVEGVSLEINQAARRATYALDLARLNSAIETIAFCVALDTSSDPDKRLADLQTLTITAGPSSYVIPLLGMTEQALILVEVYRRNGQFKIRAVGQGFNGGLGPLATSFGVDVEGANEPVAAPAPPKAPSPTPSVSLKKVTLEKSQKVSLSKDAGRISAKLVWDGRGKGEGDLDLYCFYVLKDGTCGKVYWKDLGRDHGLPYITLSGDSQKAGEEEIVLHRPNELRYALFAAYSAVGNGAGSFASYKPKMIFQAQDGSEVTVPLLNPVQTSYWVAITHLDIDHTISIEHVETYGKSGRAFIAAEKSPRLHPDGSWDVSKGKIEFKRKA, via the coding sequence ATGCAGCTTCAGAAAGGCGCAAACGCGCCGCTTGAAAGCAATTTTGTTGAGATTGCATGGGCCGCGGCCCCCGGCAAAGCCGAGGTCGACGTCTCCGCCTATCTGCTTAACGCCTCCCGCAAGGTCGAAGGCGATGACGGCATGGTTTTTTACGGCCAGACGGCCGTCGAAGGCGTATCCCTTGAGATCAATCAGGCCGCGCGCCGAGCAACCTATGCGCTCGATCTTGCCCGCCTGAATTCGGCCATTGAGACAATTGCGTTCTGCGTCGCGCTCGACACCTCGAGCGATCCGGACAAACGTCTCGCCGATCTCCAGACACTCACCATTACCGCTGGCCCATCCAGCTATGTGATCCCGCTTCTCGGCATGACCGAACAGGCGCTCATCCTGGTTGAAGTGTACCGCCGCAATGGCCAGTTCAAAATTCGGGCCGTCGGTCAGGGCTTCAACGGCGGGCTTGGTCCGCTAGCAACGTCTTTTGGCGTCGACGTTGAAGGCGCCAATGAGCCTGTCGCAGCCCCTGCTCCCCCCAAGGCACCCAGCCCTACGCCCTCAGTGTCGCTAAAAAAGGTGACACTTGAAAAGTCGCAAAAGGTCAGCCTGAGCAAGGATGCTGGCCGGATTAGCGCGAAGCTCGTCTGGGATGGGCGCGGCAAAGGCGAGGGCGACCTCGACCTTTATTGCTTCTATGTCCTCAAAGACGGAACATGCGGCAAGGTCTATTGGAAGGACCTCGGCCGCGACCACGGTCTGCCATACATCACCTTGTCAGGCGATTCTCAGAAGGCTGGTGAGGAAGAGATCGTTCTTCATCGCCCCAACGAACTCAGATATGCACTCTTCGCTGCCTACAGCGCTGTTGGTAACGGTGCCGGATCTTTCGCCAGCTATAAGCCCAAGATGATCTTCCAGGCCCAGGACGGCAGCGAGGTAACGGTTCCTCTGCTCAATCCTGTGCAGACGTCATACTGGGTCGCCATCACCCATCTCGATATCGATCACACGATCAGCATCGAGCATGTCGAGACATATGGCAAAAGCGGCCGCGCCTTTATCGCGGCTGAAAAGAGCCCCCGGCTCCATCCGGATGGTAGCTGGGATGTCAGTAAAGGAAAAATCGAATTCAAGCGTAAAGCCTGA
- a CDS encoding DUF475 domain-containing protein, whose protein sequence is MKNFYGSIGFTIVALALAGLLGYNQTGLLGPALQMVFLAAVLGVMETSLSLDNAVVNASVLKDMDPVWQRRFLTWGILIAVFGMRIVFPILIVSISAWVSPVEATRIAITDHIRYEEIVTGAHIGISGFGGAFLLLVGLSFFFDQDREHHWIGFIEKPLSAFARIPFSPYIAATAIIVAVSFLIHGEEQKTFLWAGLSGIVTFLAVQKFGDLIGGEEDAVTGQVVRSGAGAFVYLEFLDASFSFDGVIGAFAITNDIVLMALGLGIGAFFVRSLTIALVRGGHLNEFRFLEPGAFYAIIALAAIMLLSVRIETPEIVTGLIGALIIVVSLYASVRHRKLYPDEYAEDGAAHAILPTGNVVTNVHTSSENGAESDSAPAARPTGNAVPNAQTT, encoded by the coding sequence ATGAAGAATTTCTACGGATCGATCGGATTTACGATCGTCGCATTGGCCCTGGCGGGCCTTCTTGGATATAATCAAACCGGGCTGCTCGGCCCCGCGCTGCAGATGGTGTTTCTTGCCGCCGTGCTCGGCGTTATGGAAACCTCGCTCAGCCTCGATAACGCCGTGGTCAACGCCTCGGTACTCAAGGACATGGACCCTGTCTGGCAGCGCCGCTTCCTGACCTGGGGCATTCTGATCGCGGTCTTTGGCATGCGTATCGTTTTCCCGATCCTGATTGTCTCGATCTCGGCCTGGGTATCCCCCGTCGAAGCGACCCGCATCGCGATCACTGACCACATCCGCTACGAAGAGATCGTCACGGGCGCACATATCGGCATTTCCGGCTTCGGCGGCGCCTTCCTGCTGCTGGTGGGTCTGAGTTTCTTCTTCGACCAAGATCGCGAACATCACTGGATTGGCTTCATCGAAAAGCCATTGAGCGCCTTCGCCAGGATCCCATTTTCGCCCTATATCGCGGCAACCGCAATCATCGTGGCGGTTTCCTTCCTGATCCATGGTGAAGAACAGAAAACATTCCTGTGGGCAGGTCTGTCAGGCATCGTCACCTTCCTCGCCGTTCAGAAGTTCGGCGATCTCATCGGTGGTGAAGAAGATGCCGTCACCGGCCAGGTCGTTCGCAGCGGCGCCGGGGCGTTCGTCTATCTCGAATTCCTGGACGCATCCTTCTCGTTCGACGGCGTCATCGGCGCTTTTGCCATCACCAATGACATCGTCCTGATGGCACTTGGTCTGGGCATCGGTGCGTTCTTCGTCCGCTCGCTGACCATCGCGCTGGTTCGTGGCGGACATCTCAACGAATTCCGCTTTCTCGAACCCGGCGCTTTTTATGCCATCATCGCCCTGGCGGCGATCATGCTTCTGAGCGTTCGCATCGAAACCCCGGAAATTGTCACCGGCCTCATCGGTGCCTTGATCATTGTCGTGTCGCTCTACGCGTCGGTCCGTCATCGCAAGCTCTATCCCGATGAATATGCCGAAGATGGTGCTGCACACGCGATCCTGCCTACCGGCAATGTCGTGACCAACGTCCACACCTCGTCCGAAAATGGTGCCGAAAGTGATAGCGCACCGGCCGCTCGGCCTACCGGCAATGCCGTCCCCAACGCGCAAACCACGTAA
- a CDS encoding TerD family protein, with product MLLQRGEKRGLSDLGIANACAVKVDFGMDGVDIAAFGLNKERTIGDDRYVVLFSNTATPERAIVLQPSSDTALFNLDLDKLPASIDRIVFTATHDARPIAESRPLIVSIDGIKASFNVAEHLTNEKAVMMIEIYRHSSGWRVGTIGAGFAGGLASLITHFGGEVEAPAPSPSPSRPASPAPPPPPPPPPPPPTAAPVSLKKVTLEKSNARVSLKKSGSSFGEIILNLNWSQQQQKRGLFGSGKSLDLDLGVLFEMKDGFKGCIQALGGNFGDFDSEPWIELSGDDRTGAVAAGETIRVNGKFFDNIKRIGVFALIYDGAVNWKQTDGIVKMTVPGQPEIEVRLDEGKDNCRLCGIAVIENVNGSLQMDRHMQYYSSQKPFAEAIGIKLRWTAGSKD from the coding sequence ATGCTATTACAGCGTGGTGAAAAACGCGGCCTGTCGGATCTGGGCATTGCCAATGCGTGCGCCGTAAAAGTCGATTTTGGAATGGACGGCGTCGATATCGCCGCCTTTGGGCTCAACAAAGAGCGCACGATCGGCGATGACCGCTATGTCGTGCTGTTTTCCAACACCGCGACCCCTGAACGGGCCATCGTCCTTCAGCCTTCCTCAGACACGGCGCTGTTCAATCTCGACCTGGACAAGTTGCCCGCGTCGATTGATCGTATTGTCTTCACGGCCACCCATGACGCCCGTCCGATCGCGGAATCGCGACCGCTGATCGTCTCGATCGATGGCATCAAAGCCTCGTTCAACGTCGCCGAGCACCTCACCAACGAGAAGGCTGTGATGATGATCGAGATCTATCGCCATAGCTCTGGCTGGCGCGTAGGTACGATCGGCGCCGGTTTTGCCGGTGGCCTCGCTAGCCTGATCACCCATTTCGGTGGTGAGGTCGAGGCACCTGCGCCAAGCCCCAGCCCGTCGCGTCCGGCTTCGCCTGCCCCACCTCCACCTCCGCCGCCGCCACCGCCACCGCCCACGGCAGCACCGGTGAGCTTGAAAAAGGTGACCCTGGAAAAATCCAACGCCCGCGTGAGCCTGAAAAAATCTGGCTCCTCGTTCGGTGAGATCATTCTCAACCTCAACTGGAGCCAGCAGCAGCAAAAGCGCGGCCTTTTTGGGTCGGGAAAGAGCCTCGATCTCGATCTGGGCGTCCTGTTCGAGATGAAGGACGGCTTCAAGGGCTGCATCCAGGCCCTTGGCGGCAATTTCGGCGATTTCGATTCCGAACCATGGATCGAACTTTCGGGCGACGATCGCACCGGGGCTGTTGCCGCCGGTGAGACGATCCGGGTCAACGGCAAATTCTTCGATAACATCAAGCGTATCGGCGTTTTTGCTCTGATCTACGACGGGGCAGTCAACTGGAAACAGACCGATGGCATCGTCAAAATGACCGTCCCAGGCCAACCTGAGATTGAAGTTCGGCTCGATGAAGGCAAGGATAATTGCCGCCTTTGCGGCATCGCGGTCATCGAGAACGTCAATGGTTCGCTGCAGATGGATCGCCATATGCAATATTATTCGAGCCAAAAACCATTCGCTGAGGCCATCGGCATCAAATTGAGATGGACGGCCGGCAGTAAGGATTAA
- a CDS encoding TerD family protein, with product MTISLAKNASVSLKKEGGDALTRIILGVGWDVASSGFFGKVLGGGGGGSIDLDASCIVFDADKEVLDNVWFGQLVSLDGSIRHSGDNLTGDGDGDDESIAIDLDKLPLEVESLVLTVNSFRGQTFDKVKNAYGRVLDGRTNRELARFDISDTGPHTGFILASIKRDGGKWTFKALGERAGGRTVRDLAPAAAALV from the coding sequence ATGACCATTTCCCTTGCTAAGAACGCCTCCGTCAGCCTGAAGAAGGAAGGCGGCGATGCCTTGACGCGGATCATTCTGGGCGTTGGTTGGGACGTGGCCTCGAGCGGCTTTTTCGGCAAGGTTCTGGGCGGCGGTGGCGGTGGCAGCATCGATCTTGATGCCTCCTGCATCGTTTTCGACGCCGACAAGGAAGTGCTGGACAATGTCTGGTTCGGGCAGCTCGTAAGCCTGGACGGATCCATCCGTCACAGCGGTGACAACCTCACCGGCGACGGCGATGGCGACGATGAATCCATCGCCATCGACCTGGACAAGCTCCCTCTCGAGGTTGAATCGCTGGTGCTGACGGTGAACAGCTTCCGTGGCCAGACCTTCGACAAGGTCAAGAATGCCTATGGTCGCGTCCTTGATGGCCGCACCAACCGTGAGCTGGCTCGTTTCGATATCTCAGATACCGGCCCGCATACCGGCTTCATTCTTGCTTCGATCAAGCGCGATGGCGGGAAATGGACCTTCAAGGCCCTGGGTGAGCGCGCAGGCGGCCGCACGGTTCGAGACCTCGCGCCAGCAGCAGCTGCACTGGTCTGA
- a CDS encoding response regulator transcription factor, translating to MTDGPLTQDEISLVYVVDDDRDLGNAVARLLRRNGYAAEPFLEPQRLLEAYAAEPAHCIVSDIMMGDMDGFGFADALRAQDPGASIIFMTAWPTTANAVDAVRHYGGLDYLEKPLDEERLLNAVAEGVAWSRRQHEINARVARLTRREREVLDLLVIGQSNKMIAATLGLSSKTIEDHRAAIMTKTGSNGLSQLIALKQLD from the coding sequence ATGACTGATGGGCCCCTAACCCAGGATGAGATATCGCTGGTTTATGTGGTCGACGACGACCGCGACCTTGGCAATGCCGTGGCGCGGCTCCTGCGCCGCAATGGATATGCAGCTGAGCCGTTCCTAGAGCCGCAGCGCTTGTTGGAAGCTTATGCCGCCGAACCTGCCCATTGCATAGTCTCGGACATAATGATGGGAGATATGGACGGCTTCGGCTTCGCCGATGCGCTTCGTGCACAGGATCCTGGCGCATCGATCATCTTCATGACTGCCTGGCCCACGACCGCTAATGCGGTCGATGCGGTGCGCCACTATGGCGGGCTGGATTATCTTGAAAAACCGCTCGACGAGGAACGCCTGCTCAATGCTGTCGCCGAAGGTGTAGCCTGGAGCCGACGCCAGCATGAGATCAACGCGCGAGTCGCCCGCCTGACGCGAAGAGAGCGTGAGGTGCTGGACCTGCTTGTCATCGGGCAGAGCAACAAAATGATAGCCGCCACTTTGGGGCTAAGCTCGAAGACAATCGAGGATCATCGGGCCGCGATCATGACCAAGACTGGCAGCAACGGCCTGTCCCAGTTGATCGCGCTCAAGCAATTGGATTGA
- a CDS encoding ATP-binding protein: protein MAIAYGLMFILAHHLAALWGGGYYYSLFYPAAGIRFALLWWGGPRWLPAVIGIELLVQFMTGIIQPGSPDMIDQMVGVARSPLTYGLVIILVRWIVRRGGADIATPPMPFALASVLAPISAAIISLASELLRPGRAHGLPSEPHLTTATAFMVGDLLGVMLLAPPLLMLARELTNKQPTNFVPMPRIAEGAILFGCGWAFALAASQANLGLLLTPVMLATAWVGLRCGRPAAWVAIVITAVIALPISQDTVDIATRFALHMGLAAVAISGYLAGSYTDAQRQALENIAQRDRLLYQAERLKTLRAMSVAVIHEISQPLSTLSIESRHLAALSLNAAASREEISDIAALLERKVGSLSDMIRRLRRFGGRAVDEPSPIAVATLVADMAAIIETETRRNGFRLIVSPIEKGLIVMGQEIELVQAIVNLVRNAISATTDKIIRVDAAGLDEQIILTVSNTIGSDLKVYPGMGVGTLVARAILEAHGGKLTRKDTTNDIASYSITLPRAGPIND, encoded by the coding sequence TTGGCAATAGCCTATGGGCTGATGTTCATCCTCGCCCATCATCTCGCAGCGCTCTGGGGAGGCGGCTATTATTACAGCCTTTTCTATCCCGCTGCAGGGATACGCTTCGCGTTGCTATGGTGGGGTGGGCCACGCTGGCTTCCAGCTGTTATCGGCATTGAACTGCTTGTCCAGTTTATGACTGGGATCATTCAACCTGGCAGCCCGGACATGATCGACCAGATGGTAGGCGTGGCACGTTCCCCGCTGACCTACGGGCTGGTTATCATTTTGGTTCGCTGGATAGTTCGCCGGGGCGGGGCCGATATCGCCACACCGCCCATGCCCTTCGCCCTCGCGAGTGTCCTCGCGCCGATCAGCGCTGCCATCATCAGCTTGGCATCTGAGTTGTTGCGGCCGGGGCGGGCACATGGCCTGCCCTCTGAGCCACATCTAACCACGGCAACCGCCTTCATGGTAGGCGATCTCTTGGGCGTCATGCTATTAGCACCGCCTCTGCTGATGCTGGCCCGCGAACTGACAAACAAGCAACCAACGAACTTCGTGCCAATGCCGCGCATCGCAGAAGGTGCGATCCTATTTGGCTGTGGCTGGGCTTTTGCCCTGGCCGCTTCACAAGCCAATCTGGGCCTGCTCCTGACCCCGGTTATGCTTGCCACAGCCTGGGTCGGATTGCGTTGTGGACGCCCGGCTGCCTGGGTAGCGATTGTCATTACCGCCGTAATCGCTTTGCCGATTTCACAGGACACGGTGGACATCGCAACGCGCTTCGCGCTGCATATGGGTCTCGCAGCCGTGGCTATCTCTGGATACCTGGCCGGCAGTTACACGGACGCTCAGCGCCAGGCGCTCGAGAACATCGCACAACGCGACCGGCTGCTCTATCAGGCGGAGCGGCTCAAGACCCTGCGCGCCATGTCAGTGGCGGTCATTCACGAAATCAGCCAGCCTCTTTCCACTCTCTCCATCGAAAGCCGCCATCTCGCAGCTCTAAGCCTGAATGCTGCTGCGAGCAGAGAGGAGATCAGCGATATAGCCGCGTTGCTTGAACGCAAAGTGGGCTCTTTATCCGACATGATTCGCCGGCTACGTCGCTTTGGCGGGAGAGCCGTTGACGAACCATCCCCGATCGCCGTCGCAACGCTGGTCGCAGATATGGCCGCCATCATTGAAACAGAAACGCGGCGAAATGGCTTCCGGCTTATCGTCAGTCCGATCGAAAAGGGCCTGATTGTGATGGGCCAGGAAATCGAGCTGGTCCAGGCTATCGTCAATCTCGTACGTAATGCCATCAGCGCAACCACTGACAAGATAATCCGCGTGGACGCGGCTGGCTTGGATGAACAGATCATCCTCACTGTTAGCAACACCATCGGATCTGACCTGAAAGTCTATCCTGGGATGGGCGTCGGCACATTGGTCGCGCGCGCAATCCTTGAGGCGCATGGCGGCAAGCTCACGAGGAAAGATACGACCAATGACATCGCCTCCTATAGCATTACCCTCCCACGCGCAGGGCCGATCAATGACTGA
- a CDS encoding DUF6118 family protein, which yields MDDEQSLLNEPEEESAAQAFARLDGRIAMMARAVEHLAAERASIDIPDYSATLGQMNTRLAAVVQGLAGIAGKPAMQLTPEVLAARMDAASQTSRATDRATLREAREAHQEAARIIHSLVRVISGAGEQRRHLTWAASGGLMAGCLLWAILPGVILRALPTSWHMPENMAAHIIGEPTLWDAGVRLMRAGDPDAWQAIIDAAKMRHDNREVISVCEQTAAKANQPVRCTIKVGR from the coding sequence ATGGATGACGAACAATCGTTGTTGAACGAACCCGAGGAAGAGTCTGCCGCACAGGCGTTCGCGCGGCTGGACGGCCGGATCGCGATGATGGCGCGGGCGGTCGAACATCTGGCGGCCGAGCGGGCGAGCATCGATATTCCCGATTACAGCGCCACGCTGGGGCAGATGAATACCCGCCTTGCCGCCGTGGTCCAGGGGCTGGCCGGTATCGCCGGGAAGCCCGCCATGCAGTTGACGCCGGAAGTACTGGCAGCGCGGATGGACGCAGCGTCACAGACATCCCGCGCGACCGACAGGGCGACGCTCAGGGAGGCGCGCGAGGCGCATCAGGAGGCCGCGCGAATCATCCATTCGCTTGTCCGCGTCATCAGCGGGGCCGGCGAGCAGCGCAGGCATCTGACATGGGCTGCAAGCGGCGGCCTGATGGCCGGGTGCCTGCTATGGGCGATCCTTCCCGGTGTCATCCTACGCGCCTTGCCGACAAGCTGGCATATGCCCGAAAACATGGCCGCGCATATCATTGGTGAGCCGACATTGTGGGATGCAGGCGTCCGCCTGATGCGCGCAGGCGATCCTGATGCGTGGCAGGCCATTATCGATGCCGCAAAGATGCGACATGACAATCGGGAGGTCATCTCCGTGTGTGAACAGACAGCCGCCAAGGCCAATCAGCCGGTGCGATGTACGATAAAAGTTGGACGATAA